The genomic region CCGCGACGTCCGAGGGGCAGCGGCGCCGCCTCCTCGACGGGGTCGCCGAACGGGCGCGGGGCCGCGCCTGACCCCGGCTCCACCCGTTTCCGTACGGAGTCACGGGCGGGCGCCCGGTCGGACGGCTGCCCGTCCCCGTACGGAACACCGGGCCGCGACGGACGGTCAGACGACCGCCCGCGGGTTGAAGCCGAACGGCAGTTCGAGACGGTGCGCGCCCATCAGTTCCTCGTCCGCGAGCAGGTCCGCCGTCGCGCCGTCGCCCACGATGACCCCGCCGCTGAGGACCACGGACCGGGGGCAGAGCTCCGCCGCGTACGGCAGGTCGTGCGTGACCATCAGTACGGTCACGTCCAACGCCCGCAGGATGTCCGCCAGTTCGCGGCGGGACGCCGGGTCCAGGTTGGACGAGGGTTCGTCCAGGACCAGGATCTCGGGCTCCATCGCCAGGACCGTCGCGACGGCGACGCGGCGCCGCTGCCCGTACGAGAGGTGGTGCGGGGGCCGGTCCGCGTACGACTCCATGCCCACCCGGGTGAGCGCGGCGACGACCCGCGCCTCCAGTTCCGGGCCGCGCAGTCCGGACGCCGCCGGGCCGAACGCCACGTCCTCCCGGACCGTCGGCATGAACAGCTGGTCGTCCGGGTCCTGGAAGACGATGCCGACCCGGCGGCGGATCTCCGCGAGGTTCTCCTTGGCGACCGGCAGGCCGGCCACCGTGACCGAGCCCGCGCCGCCGGTCAGGATGCCGTTGAGGTGCAGGACGAGGGTGGTCTTGCCCGCGCCGTTGGGGCCGAGCAGGGCGACCCGTTCACCGCGCCGGACGGTCAGGTCCACACCGAAGAGGGCCTGGTGGCCGTCGGGGTAGGCGTACGCGAGACCGGAGACGTCGAGGGAGGGTGCGGGGGATGCGGGAGCGGTAGTCACAGGGTCCATCACAAGGTCCATCCCAGCAGACAGATGCAGAGCGCCGCGACGGGGAGTGCCGCGGCGGACCGCCACTGCGCGCCCGAGGCCGTCACTTCGTCGATGACCGGCATGGTGCCGGTGTAGCCGCGGCTGACCATGGCCAGGTGCACGCGCTCGCCCCGTTCGTAGGAGCGGATGAAGAGGGCCCCGGCGGACTTCCCCAGGACGCCCCACTGGCGTACGCCGCGCGCCTCGAACCCGCGGGAGCGGCGGGCGATCGACATCCGCCGCATCTCGTCGGTGATGACGTCTCCGTAGCGGATCATGAAGGACGCGATCTGGACGAGCATCGGCGGCAGCTTGAGCCGCTGGAGGCCGAGCAGCAGGGAGCGCAGTTCGGTCGTCGAGGCGAGGAGTACCGAGGCGGCGACGCCGAGGGTGCCCTTGGCGAGGACGTTCCAGGCGCCCCAGAGGCCGTTCACGCCCAGCGACATGCCCAGGACGTGGACCTGTTCACCGGGGACGACGAACGGCATGAGCACCGCGAACGCCACGAACGGGACCTCGATCAGCAGCCGCTTGAGCAGGAACGCGGCGGGGATGCGGGCCACGGCGGTGACCGCCGCGAGCAGCACGGCGTACAGCGCGAACGCCCACATCGCCTCGCGCGGGGTGGAGACCACCACGATCACGAAGGCGAAGACGGCGGCGAGTTTGCAGTGCGGTGGCAGGGCGTGGACCGGCGAGTGCCCGGCCCGGTAGAGCTTGTGTGCGTGTCCCGCGCCCATGTCAGACGGCTTCCGCGTGCGGTCCGGCCGCGGTCTCCGTACGGCGGCGGCGGACCGCCCAGAAGACGCCGCTGCCCACCACGATCGTGGTGCCGACACCGATCAGACCGGCGAGGCCGCCGGAGATCCGGGCGTCGGAGATGTCCTTGACGCCGTACCCGGCGAGCGGGGAGTCCTCGGTGTGGTGCGGCTTGGTCTTGGTGTCGATGCCCTTGTCGTGGGCGACCTTCTCCAGGCCGTCGGGGCTGGAGGACGCGTAGAAGGAGACGAACCCGGCCAGCACCAGGGCGGTGACCAGGCCGATGCCCCAGACCTTGCGGTTGGAGACCTTGCGGGGCGAGCGGGCGGCGACCGGGGCCGCGGCGGGCGCGTCGACCAGTTCGCCGCCGACCCGGAGCTTGAGCGGCGCGGTCAGCCCGCGGGCGCCGTAGACCAGGTCGGGGCGTACGGCGATGACCGCGCCCACGGTGAGTGCGGTGATCGCGGCCTCGCCGATGCCGATGAGGACGTGCACGCCGACCATCGCGGTGAGCACCTTGCCGAGGGGGACGTCGGTGGTCCCGCCGAGTGCGTACATCGCGGTGAAGGCGAGCGCGGCGCACGGCACCGAGAGCAGCGCGGCGACGAAGGAGGCGGCGGTCACCGAGCTGCGGCGGCGGGGCAGCACCTTCACCAGGCCGCGGAAGACGGCGTACGCGACGACGGTCGTCACGATCGCCATGTCGGTGATGTTCACCCCGAGCGCGGTGAGGCCGCCGTCGGCGAAGAGGATGCCCTGCATCAGCAGGACGACGGACACACAGAGCACGCCGGTGTACGGGCCGACCAGGATCGCGGCCAGCGCCCCGCCCAGCAGGTGTCCGCTGGTCCCGGCGGCGACGGGGAAGTTCAGCATCTGCACGGAGAAGATGAACGCGGCGACGAGACCGGCGAGCGGCGCGGTGCGTTCGTCCAGCTCCCGGCGGGCACCCCGGAGGCTGACGGCCACGGCTCCCGCGGCGATCACACCGGTCACCGCCGAGACGGGGGCGTTGATGAATCCGTCGGGGACATGCATGTGGCGACTCTCTCCTCGTGGTGGTGCACCGGCGGTGGTGAACCGTTCGATGATAGAGCCTTGTTGCGAATGGTTCGCAAGAGCGCCTGCCTCCCAGGTGCGCTCCCCTGCCCCTTCACGCCCTGATCAGGGCAGCCTCGATGAATATATGGGACATTAGATTACAAATAGACGTAAAGCGGTGCTGAGTACCCCGAGTGAGGAGCTGGCGATGTCCCCCGCCCTTGATGTGCCCGTACGTGGCCATGTCGTGACGGATGTCCCCGGCGAGTGGACGGTGGTGCACGTCGCGCTCCGGTACGACGCCGAGGCCGCCCCCGGGATCGTCCGGTTCTTCTTCCCCGGCGGCACCGAGTGGGTCTTCGCGCGGGAACTCCTCGAAGCCGGACTGCGCAGCCCCCAACGCTCCGGCGACATCGGGATCTGGCCGTGCGGGCGGGCCCAGGTGGTGGTGGAGTTCCACTCCGCCGACGGGGTCGCCGTGGTGCAGTTCGACAACACACCGCTGATGCGCTTCCTGCGCGGGACATACGCGGAGGCCCCCCGCGCCGTACGGCACGAGGAGCCTCTGCGGCCGGAGCGTCCGGCACGTCCGAGCGTCAGGCGCTGACCAGCTCCCGCTGCTCGCCCTCGTCCGCGTCGGTGTGCTTGTTCAGGCCCTCACCCTCGACGTCCACGTTCGGCAGGGCGCGGTCCAGCCAGCGCGGCAGCCACCACGCCCGCTTGCCGAGCAGCGCCAGGACGGCGGGCACGATCGCCATCCGTACGACGAAGGCGTCGAAGAAGACCGCGATGGCGAGACCGAAGCCGATCATCTTGATCATCGAGTCGCTGGCTCCGATGAAGCCGGAGAAGACCGCGATCATGATGACGGCGGCGGCGCTGACCACACGCGCACCGTGCTTGAAGCCGGTGACGACGGCCTGGCCGGGGCTCTCCCCGTGGACGTACGCCTCCCGCATGCGGGTGACCAGGAAGACCTCGTAGTCCATCGCGAGACCGAAGACCACACCGACCATGAAGATCGGCATCATCGACATGATCGGGCCGGTCTGCTGGACCCCGAGGAGCGAGCCGAGCCAGCCCCACTGGAAGACCGCGACGACCGCGCCGAGTGCGGCGACCACCGAGAGCAGGAAGCCGAGCGCCGCCTTCAGCGGGACCAGGACCGAGCGGAAGACCAACATCAGCAGCAGGAAGGCCAGCCCGACGACGAGCGCCAGGTACGGCACCAGGGCGTCGTTCATCTTCTGCGAGAAGTCGATGTTCATCGCTGTCGCACCGGTGACGAGCACCGTCGCCCCGGTGTCCGACTTGACCTGCGCGCCCACGTCCCGGATGGAGTGGACCAGGTCCTCCGTCTTCACGGAGGAGGGCCGGTCCTTCGGGACGACGGTGATCATCGCGGTGTCGTGCGCCTTGTTGTAGACCGGCTGCGAGGCCGACACGACGCCGTCGAGCGCGGCGACCTTGCGGTGCACCTGGTCGACCGCGGCCTTGCCGTCGGCCACCCCCTTGACGTCGGTGACCATCTGCAGCGGGCCGTTGAAGCCGGGCCCGAAACCGTCCGAGAGCAGGTCGTACGCCTTGCGCTGCGTGGTGCTGGTGGGCTGGGAGCCGTCGTCCGGCAGGCCCATCTCCAGCGAGGCGGCCGGTACGGCGACGGCACCCAGGCCGATCACCCCGACGAGCAGCACCATCACCGGACGGCGCAGCACGAAGCGGGCCCAGCGGG from Streptomyces sp. NBC_01267 harbors:
- a CDS encoding energy-coupling factor ABC transporter ATP-binding protein translates to MDPVTTAPASPAPSLDVSGLAYAYPDGHQALFGVDLTVRRGERVALLGPNGAGKTTLVLHLNGILTGGAGSVTVAGLPVAKENLAEIRRRVGIVFQDPDDQLFMPTVREDVAFGPAASGLRGPELEARVVAALTRVGMESYADRPPHHLSYGQRRRVAVATVLAMEPEILVLDEPSSNLDPASRRELADILRALDVTVLMVTHDLPYAAELCPRSVVLSGGVIVGDGATADLLADEELMGAHRLELPFGFNPRAVV
- the cbiQ gene encoding cobalt ECF transporter T component CbiQ encodes the protein MGAGHAHKLYRAGHSPVHALPPHCKLAAVFAFVIVVVSTPREAMWAFALYAVLLAAVTAVARIPAAFLLKRLLIEVPFVAFAVLMPFVVPGEQVHVLGMSLGVNGLWGAWNVLAKGTLGVAASVLLASTTELRSLLLGLQRLKLPPMLVQIASFMIRYGDVITDEMRRMSIARRSRGFEARGVRQWGVLGKSAGALFIRSYERGERVHLAMVSRGYTGTMPVIDEVTASGAQWRSAAALPVAALCICLLGWTL
- a CDS encoding energy-coupling factor ABC transporter permease; this encodes MHVPDGFINAPVSAVTGVIAAGAVAVSLRGARRELDERTAPLAGLVAAFIFSVQMLNFPVAAGTSGHLLGGALAAILVGPYTGVLCVSVVLLMQGILFADGGLTALGVNITDMAIVTTVVAYAVFRGLVKVLPRRRSSVTAASFVAALLSVPCAALAFTAMYALGGTTDVPLGKVLTAMVGVHVLIGIGEAAITALTVGAVIAVRPDLVYGARGLTAPLKLRVGGELVDAPAAAPVAARSPRKVSNRKVWGIGLVTALVLAGFVSFYASSSPDGLEKVAHDKGIDTKTKPHHTEDSPLAGYGVKDISDARISGGLAGLIGVGTTIVVGSGVFWAVRRRRTETAAGPHAEAV
- a CDS encoding SsgA family sporulation/cell division regulator; the protein is MSPALDVPVRGHVVTDVPGEWTVVHVALRYDAEAAPGIVRFFFPGGTEWVFARELLEAGLRSPQRSGDIGIWPCGRAQVVVEFHSADGVAVVQFDNTPLMRFLRGTYAEAPRAVRHEEPLRPERPARPSVRR
- a CDS encoding MMPL family transporter, which gives rise to MATYLYKLGRFAFRRRRYVALVWVALLALAGFGAASASTATSSSFSIPGTEAQKAFDLLEQRFPGGGADGATARVVFKAPSGEKMTSAANKAEVKKVSSELRAGSDQIMTVHDPFAENAVSKDGSTVYVQVAYKVNSMELTDETKDSLQHTGEKAQHDGYTVEIGGDALQAMPETGSGEIIGVVLAAIVLVVTFGSLIAAGLPLLTAIIGVGVGVSTITALANVLDLGNTTSMLAMMIGLAVGIDYALFIVSRFRAELAEGRKPEEAAGRAVGTAGSAVVFAGLTVVIALVGLAVVNIPMLSKMGFAAAGTVVIAVLIALTLIPALLGFVGKRVIGRKARKNPPVKGAEVKANGGTRWARFVLRRPVMVLLVGVIGLGAVAVPAASLEMGLPDDGSQPTSTTQRKAYDLLSDGFGPGFNGPLQMVTDVKGVADGKAAVDQVHRKVAALDGVVSASQPVYNKAHDTAMITVVPKDRPSSVKTEDLVHSIRDVGAQVKSDTGATVLVTGATAMNIDFSQKMNDALVPYLALVVGLAFLLLMLVFRSVLVPLKAALGFLLSVVAALGAVVAVFQWGWLGSLLGVQQTGPIMSMMPIFMVGVVFGLAMDYEVFLVTRMREAYVHGESPGQAVVTGFKHGARVVSAAAVIMIAVFSGFIGASDSMIKMIGFGLAIAVFFDAFVVRMAIVPAVLALLGKRAWWLPRWLDRALPNVDVEGEGLNKHTDADEGEQRELVSA